A genome region from Streptomyces antimycoticus includes the following:
- a CDS encoding IclR family transcriptional regulator: protein MAGNSRDSGRSTLDRTFTLLDAFTLAKPSLRLTDLVELSGLPRSTCHRLAIELVELGVLEHTDDGRYAVGLRLWSLASSSPRHQELRRVAAPFMADLYEATRENVQLAVPDGLVARVVEKVSGPGSVRNVTTPGGPLSLHCTGVGKVILAFSEPSLLSQVLDAGLERHTAYTLVEPGRLTANIAQVRQTSLGWAIEELTLGACSVAAPLFDAQGELKGALGIVARSSANLERVSSAVRMAALSVSRLLASPPALPDPHRHGRTSH from the coding sequence ATGGCGGGCAACAGTCGTGACAGCGGACGCAGCACTCTGGACCGGACGTTCACCCTGCTCGACGCATTCACATTGGCCAAGCCGTCACTGCGTCTGACTGACCTCGTCGAACTGAGCGGTCTGCCGCGCTCGACCTGCCACCGCCTCGCGATTGAACTCGTCGAGCTCGGAGTCCTTGAGCACACCGACGACGGACGCTACGCCGTCGGCCTGCGGCTGTGGAGCCTGGCCAGCAGCTCGCCCCGCCACCAGGAGCTGCGGCGGGTCGCGGCACCTTTCATGGCCGATCTCTACGAGGCGACCCGGGAGAACGTGCAGTTGGCCGTCCCGGACGGTCTCGTCGCCCGGGTCGTCGAGAAGGTGTCGGGACCCGGGTCGGTCAGGAACGTCACGACCCCGGGCGGCCCGCTGTCGTTGCACTGCACCGGCGTCGGCAAGGTCATCCTGGCCTTCTCCGAACCCAGCCTGCTGAGCCAGGTGCTCGACGCCGGGCTGGAGCGGCACACGGCGTATACGCTCGTCGAGCCCGGCCGGCTGACCGCCAACATCGCGCAGGTGCGCCAGACATCACTGGGTTGGGCCATCGAAGAGCTGACCCTCGGAGCATGCTCAGTCGCCGCACCGCTCTTCGATGCTCAGGGCGAGTTGAAGGGCGCGCTGGGGATCGTGGCCCGTTCGTCGGCCAATCTGGAACGGGTCTCGAGCGCGGTCCGCATGGCAGCGCTCTCGGTGAGCCGGCTACTTGCCTCGCCACCGGCTTTGCCGGACCCGCATCGTCACGGGCGCACATCCCACTGA
- a CDS encoding iron-containing alcohol dehydrogenase, translated as MNTATRFIHQSHASRIVFGRGRRHEAAQELRALGVRAPLCVSSPGSAAAVAGVAASLADEALAPAATSDRARMHVPEHLVDEHVRTVAESGADSLVAVGGGSAIGLAKAVALRTGLPIVCLPTTYSGSEMTDVWGITKGGEKRTGRDARVLARVVVYDSELTDSLPRSVSGLSGLNAVAHAVEAVYAPDTSPLVAVTAGEAIAVMTRALRGLDGGWNDRDRDEALYAAWLCGICLDSTTMGLHHRLCHLLGGRFHTPHAATHALVLPFVLRHQEPWLPAAHRELMARSADGGDLCTELLRLARAFGAPSGLGQLGVGLDDLAPIARRLAQGSPPASARTTRRACWPCCARSTRAVSRRRSIPWGPASSAPLRGTDALGHAGPQPFTGDMSPDRQSPSVPGGAMPNPLLMLDPRKPPLTPRNTLDDAALLILRLAVGGLLVIHGFQGLGDPAHRIALSRGFGVPFPEVASWLSILGEIGTSLAVVAGLLTRLSAVLMTILMTTTWLTSSLGKPLIGGAEPGLTHENSLFFATGALVLFITGAGRLSLDARFEAWARSQT; from the coding sequence GTGAACACAGCGACACGCTTCATCCACCAGTCCCATGCGTCACGGATCGTCTTCGGCCGCGGACGCCGCCACGAGGCCGCGCAGGAGCTGCGGGCCCTCGGCGTACGTGCTCCGCTGTGCGTGTCCTCGCCGGGATCCGCGGCAGCAGTAGCGGGTGTCGCGGCGAGCCTCGCGGACGAGGCCCTCGCCCCCGCTGCGACCTCGGACCGGGCGCGCATGCACGTGCCCGAGCACCTGGTCGACGAGCACGTGCGCACAGTCGCGGAGTCGGGTGCCGACTCGCTGGTCGCCGTCGGAGGAGGCTCAGCCATCGGTCTTGCGAAGGCGGTCGCCCTGCGCACCGGGTTGCCTATCGTGTGTCTGCCGACGACCTACTCGGGCTCGGAGATGACCGACGTCTGGGGTATCACGAAGGGAGGCGAGAAGCGCACCGGCCGGGACGCCCGGGTTCTGGCGCGCGTGGTCGTCTACGACTCCGAGCTGACCGACAGCCTTCCCCGATCGGTGAGTGGCCTCAGCGGCCTGAACGCGGTCGCACACGCGGTCGAGGCCGTCTACGCCCCTGACACCTCGCCGTTGGTGGCCGTCACCGCCGGTGAGGCGATCGCGGTGATGACCCGGGCCCTGCGCGGCCTGGACGGCGGTTGGAATGACCGTGACCGGGATGAGGCACTGTACGCTGCCTGGCTCTGCGGCATCTGCCTGGACTCGACCACCATGGGCCTGCACCACCGGCTGTGCCACCTGCTTGGCGGCAGGTTCCACACCCCGCATGCCGCCACCCACGCCTTGGTTCTGCCGTTCGTCCTGCGCCACCAGGAGCCCTGGCTGCCGGCCGCGCATCGCGAGCTGATGGCCCGCTCAGCCGACGGCGGGGACCTGTGTACGGAACTCCTACGCCTGGCCCGCGCCTTCGGCGCGCCATCCGGTCTGGGACAGCTTGGAGTCGGCCTTGACGACCTGGCGCCGATCGCGCGGCGACTGGCCCAGGGATCGCCCCCGGCATCAGCCCGAACGACGAGGAGAGCCTGCTGGCCCTGCTGCGCGCGCTCCACGAGGGCAGTCTCGCGCCGCCGATCGATTCCGTGGGGGCCGGCGAGTAGTGCACCGCTGAGGGGAACCGATGCGTTGGGGCACGCCGGTCCCCAGCCGTTCACCGGCGACATGTCACCGGATCGCCAAAGTCCCTCGGTCCCAGGAGGAGCCATGCCCAATCCACTGCTGATGCTGGACCCCAGGAAGCCCCCTCTGACACCACGGAACACACTCGACGACGCGGCTCTGCTCATCCTGCGTCTTGCCGTAGGCGGACTGCTTGTCATCCATGGATTCCAAGGGCTCGGCGACCCGGCGCATCGCATAGCGCTCTCCCGCGGCTTCGGGGTCCCGTTCCCGGAGGTGGCGAGTTGGCTCAGCATCCTGGGCGAGATCGGCACCAGCCTGGCTGTCGTGGCCGGTCTGCTCACACGGCTCTCGGCAGTGCTCATGACCATCCTGATGACGACGACGTGGCTGACCTCCAGCCTGGGCAAGCCCCTCATCGGGGGCGCTGAGCCGGGGCTGACGCACGAAAACTCCCTCTTCTTCGCCACGGGGGCGCTCGTGCTCTTCATCACTGGCGCCGGCCGGCTGAGTCTCGACGCCCGGTTCGAGGCATGGGCCCGGTCTCAGACGTGA
- a CDS encoding TetR/AcrR family transcriptional regulator, which yields MAEGAQRPLRADARRNREKILTAAVRLFAAEGLDAHLEHIAKEAGVGSATLYRNFPTREALVEAVYRNEVAQLCDAAPALLAAKPPFEALRAWTRLFLDYVTAKYGMIDALRAIAATGSNPYGHSREMIQAALSALMAACAAAGTIRTDISPADIGAALEGIALTSASPEQRQRAERLLDLTLDGLKARPARSA from the coding sequence ATGGCCGAGGGAGCGCAACGGCCGTTGCGAGCTGACGCGCGGCGCAACCGGGAGAAGATCCTCACGGCGGCAGTGCGCCTATTCGCAGCGGAGGGGCTCGACGCCCACTTGGAACACATCGCCAAAGAGGCAGGGGTGGGCAGTGCCACGCTGTACCGCAACTTCCCCACTCGCGAAGCGCTGGTCGAGGCCGTCTACCGCAATGAAGTGGCCCAGCTGTGCGACGCGGCCCCCGCCCTGCTGGCAGCGAAGCCGCCCTTTGAGGCCCTGCGTGCCTGGACCCGCCTCTTCCTGGACTACGTGACCGCCAAGTACGGGATGATCGATGCCCTGCGCGCCATCGCCGCGACGGGGAGCAACCCCTACGGTCACAGCCGGGAGATGATCCAAGCCGCCCTGAGTGCCCTCATGGCCGCCTGCGCGGCCGCCGGGACGATTCGTACCGACATCAGTCCCGCCGATATCGGCGCCGCCCTCGAAGGGATTGCCCTCACCTCGGCGAGCCCTGAACAACGGCAGCGAGCAGAACGGCTGCTCGACCTCACCCTTGACGGCCTGAAGGCTCGTCCAGCAAGGTCGGCATGA
- a CDS encoding MFS transporter, translating to MLKVTSTDTPPNSSMPDVWPAVLCWIAVALDGFDLVVLGAVIPTLSKTGDLGFTDAWLTTASTLGLVGVGLGAVATGPLTDRWGRRRTLLGSIALFSAATLAGGFAPTMTAFIILRFVVGIGLGACLPTSLAFISEHAREGKNATAVTMAMTGNHAGAVLTALLALVLVPELGWRSMFVVGGLLGTALLPLLWAKLPESETYLAAGRQRETSPAPARRNRADVVRGANLVTSLALWAASFMGLLLVFGLNTWLPRIMGQAGYSIQAGTALLLVLNIGAVIGLIVAGRVSDHTGQHKTTTLAWFAIAAALLALLSIRLRSQVLVFCAVLVTGIFVFSAQVLVYAWTTQLYPQNCGRRPWASPPGSVVLEPSSAPSCSARWSPPASPTPGASTPWPAPQP from the coding sequence ATGTTGAAAGTCACATCCACCGATACCCCTCCCAACAGCTCAATGCCCGACGTGTGGCCCGCCGTGCTCTGCTGGATCGCGGTCGCGCTCGACGGGTTCGACCTCGTGGTACTCGGCGCGGTGATCCCCACCCTGTCCAAGACGGGAGACCTCGGCTTCACCGACGCCTGGCTGACGACGGCCTCGACTCTGGGTCTCGTCGGCGTCGGTCTCGGGGCTGTGGCAACCGGCCCACTGACCGATCGCTGGGGCAGGCGCCGCACCCTGCTCGGCAGCATCGCACTCTTCTCGGCCGCGACGCTCGCCGGCGGGTTCGCCCCCACGATGACTGCCTTCATCATTCTGCGCTTCGTCGTCGGCATCGGACTGGGTGCGTGTTTGCCGACCTCGCTGGCGTTCATCTCCGAACACGCCCGCGAGGGGAAGAACGCGACGGCGGTCACCATGGCCATGACCGGCAACCACGCTGGCGCCGTCCTGACCGCGCTGCTGGCACTCGTCCTCGTGCCCGAGCTTGGCTGGCGGTCGATGTTTGTGGTCGGCGGCCTCCTGGGCACCGCGCTGCTCCCGCTGCTGTGGGCCAAACTTCCGGAGTCCGAGACCTACCTCGCCGCCGGCCGGCAGCGAGAGACCTCGCCCGCGCCCGCACGGCGGAACCGAGCCGACGTTGTCCGGGGCGCGAACCTCGTCACCAGCCTCGCCCTGTGGGCGGCGTCGTTCATGGGCCTGCTGCTGGTGTTCGGGCTGAACACCTGGCTGCCCCGGATCATGGGTCAGGCGGGCTACTCGATCCAAGCGGGCACCGCCCTCCTGCTGGTCCTCAACATCGGGGCGGTGATCGGCCTGATCGTGGCCGGCCGGGTCTCGGACCACACTGGGCAGCACAAGACCACGACGCTCGCGTGGTTCGCCATCGCGGCCGCGCTGCTCGCGCTACTGTCGATTCGGCTGCGGAGCCAAGTCCTGGTCTTCTGCGCCGTGCTCGTCACCGGGATCTTCGTCTTCAGCGCCCAGGTCCTCGTATACGCCTGGACAACCCAGCTCTACCCCCAGAACTGCGGGCGACGGCCCTGGGCCTCACCGCCGGGATCGGTCGTCTTGGAGCCATCCTCGGCCCCTTCCTGCTCGGCACGCTGGTCACCGCCGGCATCGCCTACCCCTGGGGCTTCTACGCCCTGGCCTGCGCCGCAGCCATAG
- a CDS encoding PadR family transcriptional regulator — protein MPTAEPSAGWLRGALPLALAAVLAEADQHGYALVRQLAAHGFGTVRGGALYPVLGRMETEGLVEARWEPGEGGPGRKVYRLTDAGRDRLREEAASWQRFSEAMNRLLAQNAKDLS, from the coding sequence ATGCCCACTGCCGAACCCTCCGCAGGCTGGCTGCGCGGGGCGCTACCTCTGGCGCTCGCCGCCGTACTCGCCGAGGCCGACCAGCACGGGTACGCCCTGGTGCGGCAGTTGGCTGCACACGGGTTCGGCACCGTCCGCGGTGGTGCGCTGTATCCGGTGCTTGGCCGGATGGAGACCGAAGGGCTGGTCGAGGCCCGCTGGGAGCCCGGCGAGGGTGGTCCGGGCCGCAAGGTCTACCGACTCACCGACGCGGGGCGTGACCGGCTACGCGAGGAGGCGGCGAGCTGGCAGCGCTTCTCCGAGGCGATGAACCGCCTCCTGGCCCAAAACGCGAAGGACTTGTCATGA
- a CDS encoding alpha/beta fold hydrolase, whose amino-acid sequence MATLTVGGGRQVRYRRAGSGPPVVLVAAGGPGDFWQVHQVPALAAAGYEAITLELPEAAGPRDELTALLAESVELLGTGRCGLVGFSFGAQLVQGLLVHRPDLWTRAVLVATRGRPDPVGGALLSAERALHAAEVQPPPRYQAFFQAVLHLGPRTWEREGEILDWLDLFEAGARAGGVPAEPPGDQADQLAALRGVTGPVLVLGFQYDLVAPPRLGREVAEALPAGRYREIPDCGHYGCLERPGTVNEAIVGFLNAPAPR is encoded by the coding sequence ATGGCGACACTGACGGTGGGCGGTGGGCGGCAGGTGCGCTATCGGCGGGCGGGCAGCGGCCCGCCCGTGGTACTCGTCGCCGCGGGCGGGCCGGGCGACTTCTGGCAGGTCCATCAGGTACCCGCGCTGGCCGCCGCCGGCTATGAGGCGATCACCCTCGAGCTGCCGGAGGCCGCCGGGCCGCGGGACGAACTGACCGCGCTGCTGGCGGAGTCTGTCGAGCTGCTCGGCACCGGGCGGTGCGGGCTTGTCGGATTCTCCTTCGGCGCGCAACTCGTCCAGGGGCTGCTCGTCCACCGCCCGGACCTGTGGACGCGGGCGGTGCTCGTGGCGACCCGGGGCCGGCCGGACCCGGTGGGCGGCGCCCTGCTCTCCGCGGAGCGCGCGCTGCATGCGGCGGAGGTCCAACCGCCCCCGCGCTACCAGGCGTTCTTCCAGGCGGTGCTGCACCTCGGGCCTCGCACCTGGGAGCGGGAGGGCGAGATCCTGGACTGGCTGGACCTGTTCGAGGCCGGCGCGAGAGCCGGCGGCGTACCCGCGGAACCGCCTGGCGACCAGGCCGACCAGCTCGCCGCGCTGCGCGGGGTGACGGGCCCGGTCCTCGTCCTGGGCTTCCAGTACGACCTCGTGGCCCCTCCCCGGCTGGGCCGCGAGGTGGCCGAGGCGCTGCCGGCGGGCCGTTACCGGGAGATCCCCGACTGCGGCCACTACGGCTGCCTGGAGCGGCCCGGCACCGTCAACGAGGCGATCGTGGGGTTCCTCAACGCCCCGGCCCCGCGCTGA
- a CDS encoding NAD(P)/FAD-dependent oxidoreductase: protein MSETVDAAGRLDVIVVGNGVLGLTVGVQYARAHPDVRVAVLGKPARQYGATPAAGAMLGAFGEVTAHLLASEHGRKKHALAVQAQRLWPEWIGSLEADGDGDGAERIRTSDDTVVLLNTVGHTALDDANFAAVLTALKEANAAHEEIEVSSVDWIDPDPNSRPLRALHIEGEGSVDSGVLLRSLERSFRQAGGVLIAADATEIRTRDGRTEGVVTDAGDFLPAGQVVVAAGARSQRLIATVPGLEHRIPRVYDGVGVSALIDTWDGSGPPTVLRTSNRAFACGLHLVPRSGGSVYIGATNAVCLEPRGGASIEEVVFLFNCAIHQLHRSLNGSEVRKVQAGSRPASIDGFPLIGGTSVEGLWVLSGTYRDGLHLSPLIARHVVSLMSGGPGLPDLADFAPERDLISAWSREEVLEDVVRHTMATGYEFPWRLPLEWPHMMETFLRGPFAELADRLSDTYTPPADLMTAIMFSEPEDQEELIRYYGNVYREWH, encoded by the coding sequence ATGTCGGAAACAGTCGACGCGGCAGGCAGGTTGGACGTCATCGTCGTCGGAAACGGCGTTCTCGGGTTGACTGTCGGCGTGCAGTACGCCCGCGCCCATCCCGATGTCCGGGTGGCGGTCCTCGGCAAGCCGGCGCGGCAGTACGGCGCAACGCCCGCGGCCGGTGCCATGCTCGGTGCCTTCGGCGAGGTGACGGCCCATCTGCTGGCCTCGGAGCACGGCAGGAAGAAGCACGCGCTGGCCGTCCAGGCGCAGCGGCTGTGGCCGGAGTGGATCGGCAGCCTTGAGGCCGACGGCGACGGCGACGGAGCGGAGCGTATCCGCACCTCGGACGACACCGTGGTCCTGCTCAACACCGTGGGGCACACCGCCCTGGACGACGCGAACTTCGCCGCCGTGCTGACGGCACTGAAGGAGGCGAACGCGGCACACGAGGAGATCGAGGTCTCCTCCGTCGACTGGATCGATCCGGACCCCAACTCCCGCCCGCTGCGGGCCCTGCACATCGAGGGCGAGGGTTCGGTCGACTCCGGCGTGCTCCTGAGGTCGCTGGAGCGCTCCTTCCGGCAGGCCGGTGGCGTGCTGATCGCCGCGGACGCCACGGAGATCAGGACCCGTGACGGACGTACCGAAGGTGTCGTCACCGACGCGGGCGACTTCCTGCCGGCGGGCCAGGTGGTGGTGGCCGCGGGTGCCCGAAGCCAGCGGCTGATCGCCACTGTCCCGGGCCTGGAGCACCGGATTCCGCGGGTTTACGACGGCGTCGGGGTCTCCGCGCTCATCGACACCTGGGACGGCTCGGGGCCGCCGACCGTCCTGCGCACCTCCAACCGGGCGTTCGCTTGCGGGCTGCACCTGGTGCCCCGGTCGGGTGGGTCGGTGTACATCGGCGCGACCAATGCGGTCTGCCTGGAGCCCCGGGGCGGGGCCAGCATCGAGGAGGTGGTCTTCCTCTTCAACTGTGCCATCCACCAGCTGCACCGCAGCCTCAACGGCTCGGAGGTCCGTAAGGTCCAGGCCGGCAGCCGGCCGGCCTCGATCGACGGTTTCCCGCTCATCGGCGGCACCTCGGTGGAGGGCCTGTGGGTGCTCTCCGGGACGTATCGCGACGGTCTGCACCTCTCGCCGCTCATCGCCCGGCACGTCGTGTCGCTCATGTCCGGCGGGCCGGGGCTCCCGGACCTCGCGGACTTCGCTCCGGAGCGGGATCTGATCTCCGCGTGGAGCCGGGAGGAGGTCCTGGAGGACGTGGTCCGGCACACAATGGCGACGGGGTACGAATTCCCGTGGCGGCTGCCGCTCGAGTGGCCGCACATGATGGAGACGTTCCTGCGTGGCCCGTTCGCCGAGCTCGCGGACCGGCTGAGCGACACGTACACCCCGCCCGCCGACCTGATGACGGCGATTATGTTCTCCGAGCCGGAGGACCAGGAGGAGCTCATCCGGTACTACGGAAACGTGTACCGGGAGTGGCACTGA
- a CDS encoding nuclear transport factor 2 family protein, which translates to MQQHNELREGDERSIRALINDWVVWRDAGDWCRFATLWSDDGTMSATWFQGSAHDFIEASRRGWEKGVRIWHQLHGCSVDLSGERAIAQTKMTILQRARVTGVEVDVTCHGRFYDFLMRGREGWRLCHRQPIYERDRLDPVNPAERPALDRERLLAWPEGYRHLAYVQAEAGYRVVADLPGLTGEPVERLYARGDLWLEGAALTFEPLPI; encoded by the coding sequence GTGCAGCAGCACAACGAACTCAGGGAAGGCGACGAGCGCAGCATCCGCGCGCTCATCAACGATTGGGTGGTCTGGCGCGACGCGGGCGACTGGTGCCGGTTCGCGACGCTCTGGTCGGACGATGGCACGATGAGCGCGACCTGGTTCCAGGGTTCGGCGCACGATTTCATTGAGGCGAGCCGCCGCGGGTGGGAGAAGGGGGTCCGCATCTGGCATCAGCTTCACGGGTGTTCCGTGGACCTCTCGGGGGAGCGCGCGATCGCGCAGACGAAGATGACGATCCTGCAGCGTGCGAGGGTGACCGGGGTCGAGGTCGATGTCACCTGTCACGGCCGTTTCTACGATTTCCTCATGCGCGGCCGGGAGGGCTGGCGGCTGTGCCACCGCCAGCCGATCTACGAACGGGACCGGCTCGATCCCGTCAATCCGGCCGAGCGCCCCGCCTTGGACCGGGAGCGCCTGCTCGCCTGGCCCGAGGGGTACCGTCACCTCGCCTACGTCCAGGCCGAGGCGGGTTACCGCGTCGTCGCCGACCTGCCCGGCCTGACCGGAGAGCCGGTAGAGCGGCTGTACGCGCGCGGGGATCTCTGGCTGGAGGGCGCGGCCCTGACCTTCGAGCCTCTGCCCATCTGA
- a CDS encoding dioxygenase family protein, giving the protein MDNLERQVRASFDRSGNDRLRMLLQSLTAHLHAFLRENNVTIEEWYAGVDFLTRTGWTCSETRQEFVLLSDVLGASMLVEVLAEARGEGEGATERTVLGPFHMTTSPERELGSSIAGAGGERLLVYGRVSDTTGAAVPSATIDVWQADGEGYYDVQLPDVAPPGSGRGLFTTNSAGWFYFETVAPAPYPIPSDGPVGELLAAASRPVYRPAHIHFQVSAAGCREVTTHIFLADSPHLDSDAVFAVRPSLIRRRQTIDGDHGDLADLVVDPGGPPVPSIAEVLRVDLVLAPDADATSWRST; this is encoded by the coding sequence ATGGACAACCTCGAACGGCAGGTTCGGGCCAGCTTCGACCGGTCCGGCAACGACCGGCTCCGCATGCTGCTGCAGTCGCTCACGGCGCACCTGCACGCCTTCCTGCGGGAGAACAACGTCACGATCGAGGAGTGGTACGCCGGGGTCGACTTCCTGACCCGCACCGGCTGGACTTGCTCGGAGACCCGACAGGAATTTGTGCTCCTCTCCGACGTCCTCGGCGCGAGCATGCTGGTCGAGGTCCTTGCAGAGGCGCGCGGCGAGGGCGAAGGAGCCACCGAGCGCACCGTGCTGGGACCGTTCCACATGACCACCTCACCCGAGCGCGAACTGGGCTCGTCAATCGCGGGCGCGGGCGGCGAGCGTCTCCTGGTCTATGGCCGCGTGAGCGACACAACCGGCGCGGCCGTCCCCTCGGCCACCATCGATGTATGGCAGGCCGACGGCGAGGGCTACTACGACGTGCAGCTCCCGGATGTGGCCCCGCCGGGCAGTGGCCGCGGGCTGTTCACGACGAACAGCGCCGGCTGGTTCTACTTCGAGACCGTCGCGCCGGCGCCGTACCCGATCCCCAGCGATGGGCCCGTCGGCGAGCTGCTGGCCGCTGCCTCGCGGCCGGTGTACAGGCCGGCCCACATCCACTTTCAGGTCTCGGCCGCAGGCTGTCGGGAGGTGACCACGCACATCTTCCTGGCGGACTCCCCGCACCTCGACTCGGACGCGGTCTTCGCTGTGCGTCCGAGCCTTATCCGGCGACGACAGACCATCGACGGCGACCACGGCGACCTCGCCGACCTCGTGGTCGATCCCGGTGGCCCGCCCGTGCCGTCGATCGCCGAGGTGCTGCGGGTGGACCTGGTCCTCGCGCCGGACGCTGATGCCACGTCGTGGAGGTCCACGTGA
- a CDS encoding SDR family oxidoreductase has product MSGIKGKVIALTGASSGIGEATATYLAQRGAGLVLGARRKDRLDTVVERITAQGGSAIGIVVDVTRREDVKRLTDAAVDHFGRLDVLVSNAGTMAVSPFDELRQDDWDAMVATHITGLLNGIGAALPIFRQQRSGQFVNVASTAAYVVKSPQGVYAATKTAVKVLTEGLRLESGPDLRVTLVSPGITDTEGVGKGASPETAATMIQLRDEIAMPPSAIASAIGYAIEQPDGIDVSEIVVRPTVQA; this is encoded by the coding sequence ATGTCAGGCATCAAGGGCAAGGTCATCGCACTTACAGGCGCCAGCAGCGGCATCGGAGAGGCGACAGCGACCTATCTCGCCCAACGAGGGGCCGGCCTGGTGCTCGGAGCTCGGCGGAAGGACCGGCTGGACACGGTGGTGGAGCGGATCACGGCGCAGGGCGGCTCAGCCATCGGGATTGTCGTCGACGTGACACGCCGCGAAGACGTCAAGCGCCTGACCGATGCGGCAGTCGACCACTTCGGCCGACTCGATGTCCTGGTCTCCAACGCAGGAACCATGGCGGTCTCACCATTCGACGAGCTGCGCCAGGACGACTGGGACGCCATGGTCGCCACCCACATCACGGGCCTGTTGAACGGCATCGGGGCGGCACTGCCCATCTTCCGGCAGCAGCGCTCCGGACAATTCGTCAATGTGGCCTCCACCGCAGCCTATGTCGTGAAGTCCCCCCAGGGCGTGTACGCAGCCACGAAGACGGCGGTGAAGGTCCTCACCGAAGGACTGCGACTGGAGTCCGGTCCGGACCTGCGCGTCACCCTTGTCTCGCCAGGCATCACCGACACGGAGGGCGTCGGCAAGGGAGCAAGCCCCGAAACAGCAGCGACGATGATCCAGCTGCGCGACGAGATCGCCATGCCGCCCTCGGCCATCGCCTCCGCCATCGGTTACGCAATCGAGCAGCCCGATGGCATCGACGTCAGCGAGATCGTCGTCCGCCCCACGGTCCAAGCCTGA
- a CDS encoding alpha-amylase, which produces MILPLGLSAPAAAGDRTSEPAPACVAMYESWRYTDAANNCADTVGVMVVYQDGATGLCSTLPPGASSTVGEGYLGRHGHPDHLAACEPS; this is translated from the coding sequence TTGATTCTCCCGCTCGGCCTGTCCGCGCCGGCCGCCGCCGGAGACCGGACATCCGAGCCGGCCCCGGCCTGCGTGGCGATGTACGAGAGCTGGCGATACACCGATGCCGCCAACAACTGCGCGGACACCGTGGGTGTGATGGTCGTCTACCAGGACGGCGCGACCGGCCTGTGCTCCACGCTGCCGCCGGGCGCGTCCAGCACGGTCGGGGAGGGATACCTCGGCCGGCACGGTCACCCCGACCACCTGGCGGCCTGCGAGCCGTCCTGA
- a CDS encoding transposase family protein: MVTPPHRKFKKNAPDWCEEMHERQRKAHSSRRIRVEHGIAHLKNWRALARHLGRRERMSDTVQAVAGLLSHQRTADLNPTRQV; the protein is encoded by the coding sequence GTGGTGACACCACCGCACCGCAAGTTCAAGAAGAACGCCCCGGACTGGTGCGAGGAGATGCATGAGCGGCAGCGCAAGGCACATTCCTCGCGACGTATCCGGGTCGAGCACGGCATCGCCCACCTGAAGAACTGGCGGGCCCTTGCCCGCCACCTCGGCCGCCGCGAACGCATGAGCGACACCGTTCAGGCGGTCGCCGGCCTGCTGTCGCATCAGCGGACCGCGGACCTGAACCCGACACGGCAGGTGTGA